In Enoplosus armatus isolate fEnoArm2 chromosome 12, fEnoArm2.hap1, whole genome shotgun sequence, the DNA window tgtgcTCCAAGAAAGGGACACGTTCGGTCcttgttcattttgtttgttttaacgACCAAACGGGCTATACAAAATGTTAAATGGAAGACGCCTGAATCGTGTTTTCTTCGGACTCCTGAGTCTATCTGTCGTTGACTCTTGGACCAGCGTGGACATTTGTCCAGCTGAGAGACATTGTAAACTTCCGGCACCGAGCCGTGTACAAAGCAGTTTGCTTCTGTTCGGGCACAAGTTAGTGTTGCTAGACTCACGAACGAATCGTTCTTGTTGAGCGACTCTTCCAGAGGAACGAGTTAACTCGAGTCGCACGCGGGAGTGGATGGGAAAAACCCTGCTCCTGTGTGGTGAGAGCCaggtttaaacaaacacacacacacacacacacacacacacacacacctcttgaGCCGAAGAACGAGTGAGAGCCGCAGGAGTCGCTCATCAGTCGGTTCACTAGTGGTAACCCGGGTAACACTGCCCTTGAGGCTTGTGCATCAGAGGGCCTCACTCACAACGTAGTTTTATTTCACTCgtgtaaaatgtcagatttcTTTGTTAATCACTCCAATAAGATCTGCTGCATAACTGTCTCACGCATCTGATTATACCGTTCTGAGGTTGTGTAATCTTCCAAGACAGAAGACAACTGGTGTATAATTATTTATTGTACCGTCTTTATTTTGCAtttaaccagaaaaaaaaaatagaattgaTAAGCAGAATCACTGAATGGAGTTGATTTAAGATGTAAAAGTATAACCCTAATTGAATAgaataacaaatgaaatgataagGTAGCCTAATGtagtgtgtctgtatgtgtgttgcagtaTGCCTCACTCCAGTCCAGGCGCTGTGCAGCGCACAGCAACGCTCAGTATTCCACCGTCTACAATCCCAGCGAAAAGGTGATGCACAGCTCTCTTctcattatctttttttttgctgttcaaCAATCGGCTGTGAAGAACATGTCAATTTAATAATTGCGAGGCAAGATGGGATTTTATGTATGACTACTGAGAAGTGGAACCTCCACTGTCTCACGTGGGTTGGCAAGTGAGCAGGTCTGTCCCgcagatttgttgttgttgttgatgatgttgtaGAGTAAGACAGCTGCTTTCTACAAAGCAGCCTTATCTTTGTTAGTTACTTTGCCATCTACGGTGTAGAACCCAAAATACTTACACACTGCTTCTCAGACGCCTTTGCTCGCTAGTGTCCTTCATTTTCGTAACAACATGACATTACTAGCTCAGTTAACTTGTTGGATCTATAGGGCATGAAAAAGGTCAAGTTGATAGTGAATTTATATATAGTGCCCTCTGCTGGATCACAAGGCAAACTACTTCTAACGGTCTGTTGTGCTTCTAGACTGtccattttgaatttgaactgGTCATTACAGTTTGAatatttaaccccccccccccccatgttcaACCAAGCGACAGCCCTAGTAGCTAGTCCTGTTACTGACAAATAGGTGGCGTGCAGCAAGTCCCAGTTGTGTCAATGATAAACAGTGCTaatctgtctgctgtttcctTCCACAGACCTTTGATAAGATCCTCATCGCCAACAGAGGGGAGATTGCTTGCAGGGTAAGACTGGctgacacacagatgtgcactGTAAATGAAATCTAACTGAAACTGTTGTTAGATTTCTGttgaacacacaaagacaccCACTGGAGCTTGACCTCACACCACCCCCAGACGGAGGAACTCTGTAAGGCGGATTTTTGAACACTTCTGCAAAGTTCTCATCAGGGCCAGGGTTATCATTACATTTCCACCTTAACACACAGCAACCAGTACCTATGAATATAATTGACAGCATTGTATTTGAGTGAAGCATCAGTGTTAacgcttgtgtttcttttttcccatcAGGTGATCAACACGTGTAAGAAGATGGGCATCCAGACTGTAGCTGTTCACAGTGACGTAGACTCCAGTGCTGTGAGTCCCTATCTGTGttgaaaataatgacaacatCTACAAGTACCAGTGGTTCTAGCCTGGGGGAATCCTCATCGACGCGACACGCGCTGTTGTAGCATAAGTCCAACCTTGAAACGCTGTAGTCACAGTGAGCCAAATCTGCAAACTAAATCAGTCCTGCAGGCCTTCATCCCCaaatcagagagcagagcagtgtTCAGCAGGTGGATCACTGAGTGAAGAAGATCAACTGTTTCAACTGAATGTCCAAGAACAATTCTCCAAACCACTGAAACAACGAGtgcaatatttttttcctgcGCGCAGTAGTAGCCTCAGTCAGAAGTATGTAGATGGAATTGCTGTCACATCAAATGCCTCTttataatcaatcaatcagctttatttgtcacatgtaatcatataaggtacaatcacactGAAACATAATACATATTACACATATCCCAGAGTCTATTTTGAAACCAAATATTATCCAGGTGAAGTTTTTAAATTCCTTGTTTTGGTCTTGTCGGGACACTTGAAGCACTGTGTATCTCACCCTCGACTGTTGAGGCGACATCTGGGTTTAACTTAACCcccgtgtatgtgtgtatctagGTTCATGTAAAGATGGCTGACGAGGCGGTGTGCGTTGGCCCCGCCCCCACCAGTAAGAGCTACCTGAACATGGACGCCATCATGGACGGCATTAGAGCAACCGGAGCACAGGCTGTAAgcattcatatttaatttataGAATGCAATCCGCAGTTACGTAAcctcaaaccttttttttttttttttagttttgtgtttgaaaagcCTTTGAAACCAATCAAATCAAGTTTgaatgtttctttctctgtaaagGTTCATCCTGGCTATGGGttcctctctgaaaacaaagagTTTGCAAAGCGACTGGTGAGTACTGCATAGAATCAGGTACACACTTATTTTCTCTCAGTGCGCACACTGAAATACCATGagttcaaaatgaaataatgccAAACGGTTAGTCGCTAAGATTTGTACTTTGTGTGATCACAAAGTGATCAACAACGGTTTTAATGAAAGTACGACAATACTGAACACTGTTTTGAATTCTCTTCTTGGAGGCTTGTGTATCTGTGCAGAGTGAACAGGCTGAGATTATGATCACCCATACTGGTGTGAAAGGCATCCGAGGGGACTCCGTCATCTGCTTctattcttttattcttctgttCTAGAAGGCGCAGACCGCTCCAGTCGCCTGCCTACTAGCTCTGCCTAagttttaaattatattaacGGGGACCTATTCTGTTCAgttccagctctatatctttattctgggacaccaccagagtagctttgcatgagtCACAGTCACAACTTCCTGAACCCACACCGCCTCATCCTCTTACCGTTGTACTCAATGGCATATGACAGCATCAGTAACTTTAGCTTGGAAAATGGCTACGAGGCCCTAAATTTGATGCCGCCAGAGCAGAGTGTTTTCTGCTGactactgtacaaaaacacacaacttgtATCActtttcactgattttggtgttttctggctttccctctgatgtcctccggctgctctgcctctacTCTCTGTGATTCACatgagtttcctgatggacgGAAAGCTATAAAGTAACCACTAACAAtagctgctgttagctcagttagctcggATCATCGGGGGAGTGTTGGTGGCCGCacagggcggcatggtggtgcagtggttagcatttattttcacaaaataTATAGAGCAATTGAGTGTGGaagtttattcttgacattGGGATCAGTATGCGTGATGACACAATCTCAACCCAAGGTCCTCCATGAGATaagcatatttaccaaaatgtcgaactattggTGCAAATGTAACTGGCAATTACAGTAATAGTTAATAAAACATGGACAATAAACCCCAGTATTATGTCACCTTTTTTAGAAGGTGGATGATAGAAATACTAAATACAAACACACCGTGTGTTGTCTAGTATAGTATTATTAGAAGTCTGACATGGTAAATCTCAAGGTGGTATTGTTCTGTTGCTAGGCGGCAGAGGGCGTAGCATTCATTGGCCCCGACACCCATGCAATCCAGGCAATGGGGGATAAAATTGAGAGCAAGCTGATCGCCAAGGCTGCCAAAGTCAACGTTATCCCAGGGTTTGATGGAGTCGTCAAGgtacgtgcgcacacacacacacacacccacacaccaatGCATGTAGGCAACGAGAACACATGCACCAGAGGAAAGAGCAGCACACGGCCCCCTCATTAAGCTTGTCATCTGGGACTGTCTCCTGTGTAGTGAATGGGAGAGTCCACAAACGAGACGGGTTAATGCGTTTCTTGACTAATCTGTTACTCAAGTCCAACTCCAGTGTTACTCCATGTGGAGATTTGCAATATGCTACTTAAAACCACAACCGGAGTGATCCAAGTCTCACTGACAGTAATGGTGGCATGGGAAGAGGCTATTGCTGCACCGTTTTGTAATGCTTTGGTTCTTCATCAGTAATCATAAACCCATCTGTGTGTCAGAACGCTGAGGATGCTGTGAAGATCGCACAGGACATTGGTAAGTCGTCATCAGCTTTACAGAGATACAGTGttgatacagtgtgtgtgtgtgtgtattgcagtGTTCAGTATATTTTAGTGGACCACAAGTACTCTGATTTTCATACTGTGTCTGACTACTGGAGGCACTTGTAGTCAGATTTCTGTGGTTAACTCACTTTTACAAATGCACCTTTTTTACCGTTGTGATGTTGCTTCAtcgtggtggtggtgttgttgttgttgttgttgttgctgctgctagGCTACCCAGTGATGATCAAAGcatctgcaggaggaggagggaaaggaatGAGGATTGCTTGGAATGATGAGGAGACAAGGTATTGCGTTCACGTTTCTGTCACACCTCCAAGGTTCAAGGTACATTTACTTGTCTACAAAGCAGGGCGGCACAATGAAATGAACGTTGTAGTCTCCcatcacacacagagcatgtgacaagagaataaaaataaaaacggTGCATACAGGTACTTATGTACATATATTGCACAAGGTAGTGGTATGGTAATAGGCTTGGGCATAGGTATTACGGTATACCAGGGTATTTAGAAATCCCGAGGGTATGATTTTCAATACTGTCAAAAATACAGACGCTCCTCTTTCATTTAAACTGATACTGATATCTACGGTTTAATACTACAGGTCACAGAATTCTGACGGCAGCAAAACAAACTACTGTcgttttaataaagaagttgttttggggttttttcccCATCATTCTGTGAGCAACCGTAGCACAATGACTACTACCAAAATACAATCACTACTCCTGCAGCACATTTTGGACTTTAACTGTTTGAAATTGCTTCAAATGATACCACTCCTGCTAATCCAACAACTTCAGTTCAGATACAGTTCTAAGCTAGTAAATCATCTCCTTCAACTTCCAACACTTCAGCTGTTACTATTGGAGATCctgtttctgcttttactttttactactACTGCAGACCACAAGGTGGTGCAGTGGTCAGCAGTGTTGCATGGGCGATAGAGCAGAGTACAGCACTGTTTGCTACCTTTTTTTTAAGACTGCtgcatcgtgtgtgtgtgtgtgtgtgtgtgtgtttgcgtgtgtacTATTACAGGGATGGTTTCCGGTTCTCGTCCCAGGAGGCAGCATCCAGCTTTGGAGATGACAGGCTGCTCATTGAGAAGTACATAGACAACCCCAGACACATAGAGATACAGGTATAGCACACTTCCACACAGAGCATGTGAGCGTGcgttactcatgttgtgggggtACATTAAATCTGGCAATAATGGATCACTGTGAACATTAGCTGACAAAACATTCACCAGAGAGAACCAGAGAATATGGTGTGCTTCTTGCAGGTGCTGGCTGATAACCATGGTAATGCTCTGTGGCTGAATGAGAGGGAGTGCTCTATCCAGAGGAGGAACCAGAAGGTGGTGGAAGAAGCTCCCAGGTTAGTGAGAAACtccttcttttttgttttaaatcaacTCTGGCAAATGCAACACCCACATCTTGTCTTGTAGGCCtacatgaccattcaggacatagtgaaaaaacaagccaacaaaatgtgtttcagggaagtattctgcctccacctaagctccgcccacagACGAGGAGTCGATTGCACTTTTCTTTGCTTGAACAGCTTAGCCAACATCGTAGACAACGTTGATTGTAATCCGTACTCTTGAGTAAACTAGGACAAGCAGTTGGTTTGATTCTAATATTTGCTCATTTGGGTCATCTGCTCGGTGTGAGGGCAGATTTAAAGTGTTGAAATAAAGTCTCCAAATGTTTTAACAACGAAACTGTCGGCGATTAAATCGCAGGGTCCCTAACAATAACGTTTTGGCGCTGGCCCCGGTGGGTGTTGGCATCATGTACACAACAGAAAATGCGTCAACACTTCGCCTATTAACCTCCGCAGGCGCTTCACCAGCATTCCTCAGTATGTGGTGATTTGGTTTTGAGGAAAAAGTGCTTCAATTGTGTTTTTCGTGTATCCTATATTGAAACTGAATTCAAATATGAATTTATCATATCTTGTGCTAGTAAGCTGATGCTTTAAGAGTGATTATACATCGTAGCAGAGCAGACCAGCCACCTGTAAAATAATCAGCATTAAAGAGCCAGGGGCCTCTGAATTTTAACATTGTGACTTTTTGGTAtgtatctaaaaaaaaaagaaaaaaagataggTTTGTTGAGGTGATTCTGAAGTGTCTAGTGTCATGTCCTCTCCAGTACTTTCCTGGATCCAGTGACACGGCAGGCGATGGGTGAGCAGGCAGTGCAGCTGGCCAAGGCTGTACAGTACTCTTCTGCCGGCACCGTGGAGTTCCTGGTGGACTCTAAGAAGAACTTCTACTTCCTGGAGATGAACACAAGACTGCAGGTCAGTGTAGGGCTGTTTGTGGGTGTAGACCCAGCTCTGACAGTTGGGTTTACACTCCTCTGGTGAATTTCCTATACAAGTTAGCCTTTGCTTCATGCGTCTTTTCATGTGTATCAAGTGTACAATAGAAGAAAtccacaaaaaagaaatgaaaacatgggCAACAAATGCCAAAATCTGGCAAAGAAAGCAGCCAAATAAATGGAATACATCACGACACAAAGGAAAGCAGTACATTTACTGtcagaacagcagcagaataacAAACTGCGGAATGTGTTGTAATGATTCCATGAGGCTGAAGCAACTGAAAGCGGAGGGTAGAGTTTAAAGACTGGCTTCAGCTACAGGATCCCTCAGTAAATACAGAGTTAAGTTCAGGGCCGCCCCCGACCGAAGATTTCAAGCCACTCGTCGACCCGTCGCTGCACGTTTACTAGTTTGCTTGCAGAAACCTTGTATCTTCTCTGTTTAACCTTTTGACCCCCAGGTGGAACATCCAATTACAGAGTGCATTACTGGCCTGGACCTGGTGGAGCAGATGATCAGGGTTGCCAAGGGTTACCaactgcagcacaaacaggAAGATATCCCTATAAACGGCTGGGCCATTGAGAGCCGCGTCTACgccgaggtgtgtgtgtgtgtgtggctcatcataacaacatgctgctgctaTATGTTGCATTTGACTATATATTGttgcatatttccattttaaaccTGTAAACCTTTGTTGATTGTTGTTTGCTACTGTTGTGAGGGAAAGTGTTTTCtatttgtccatgtttttctctgttttgttctgttaGGATCCTTACAAGTCTTTTGGTCTTCCCTCCATTGGACGGCTGTCTCAATACAAAGAGCCACTCAACCTCagaaatgtaagtgtgtgtgtgtgcacgcaacACAAGTCTTAAAGctcccatattctgctcatttcagctctatatttttattctgggactccactagagcagctttgcatgattcacagttgataaaagtccttatgtatctcctcctggccctttctgcagcccctcagcccccccccccctctgtctgaaacaagccgttttagacaaactgaacaaccttcaaacacttgaagagtagttcctgagcagagcgctccaataactcagacagactgagagggtggatgagcgtccctgtacttggtgggcgtgctgtgattggagcagatgaccttctggggggcgtggctgagagcggtgactgtatagttgtgacatcacaaccttacggaagtcccggcggctcatttaaaggcacagtgtctgaatacggggaatactgagcgttttgatgctttcccagtatttatacagcactgagacctgctttataatcaaacaagacatggagagctcactttctacaatatgggaccttttttAAAGCTTCATTAGGCAAGATGTTGGTGTAACATACAACCACGTCAAATTAGAGCTGCATCAGAGAAGAGCATTCAATCCACAGTATGAACATTTTCTCGTctgctccttttctcttcaggtCCGTGTAGACAGCGGCATCCAGGAGGGAAGTGACATCAGCATCTACTATGATCCCATGATCTCTAAGGTCCGTGACGTATTAAATatagaattgtttttttgttgttatttttaggaACAGATTGGTCACAACAAGGCGGTTGGCTCACAAAATGCAACCATTCCACAAGGGTTTGTGCTTCTGCAGTAATTTCCCCATGGTATCTATTTGTAGTTGGTTACCTTTGGAACTACACGAGCTGAAGCCCTGGCCAGGATGGAGGACGCTCTGGATAACTACGTCATCAGAGGTACACCGACTAGATTTTCACAGTGAATGTCAGCTTATACAACACAGTCGATTTCTAAACCGACAGTTTTTGGTACTCTTCTCTCCAGGCGTGACCCACAACATTCCCCTCTTGCGAGAAATCATCACCCACCCTCGCTTTATCTCTGGTGACATCAGCACCAACTTCCTGCCGGAGGTTTACCCCGATGGCTTCAAGGGtcaccagctggaggaggaccAATGCAGGGAGCTgctggcggcggcggcggcgctCCACATCACTGCGCAGCTGCGTTCCCACTCAATCCTGGGCATGGTGAGGTGAGGACGCCAGGCAGCTGGATTGTTGCTCATGTCATGACACTTTataaatagagcaggtctagaccgtacagcattaataaaaacagaaatatgactaataataataactgtagcgATGACAGTCAGGCAGGCCcacggcggcagcagcagccaggtgtaccaggaccacgcTGCTAATTCTAATGAGGCATTGCAAGAAGGGTTGTGGCTTGACGGCATTTCATCCAGTCTGAATCCAGTATCAAATCCGCTTactgaaatcaaatcaatctGAATCCATTGAAATCCCTCAGCGAATAGATACAGAGACAgtttgatgatgaagatgtaaCTCAATTCATCGCAAAGTATAGTTTTGATGCTCGGTATACATAGAATACCTGTTCATAGTAGCAGAAGATATAAAATGTTGGTTAAACATGTATCATCATCatggaacatcataatgtctaacttgcgttgtgatttagtgtgatatatactgaagtagcctagtagttgtatcaacgtctgcatgtaatcaactgactgtcaaatcaaatgaagaaagtacaattcaaaaacattttgacaatatttattgtcacttaacatttaactatacagatatataatactgtagatatgtataatgttcctctctcattaagtaaaagaagggctgcatttaaagataaaatagagaaaataaatgaaatagtttttgaaaaattgtgcatctttaaaataaagtgcttaattttagaaaaacattgttcactcgtctctccgtcttctcttcctgtgtcgttcactcgcCTCTCCCGTCTGTCTGCATTCAGAGTCGCAGtgtttagcgcctggaatgcacagatttgattggctgagtagcgtcacgtgggctggcttaaCGCATATGCAATTGGTCTGCGAGCTTCCTGatccgctaaaccagcgccgcaaagactagaaaagctgcgctttaaaatagaagcgccccgtcaaaatttaaaatcccttaataatttattgattacagGTCTGGGATAGGACAGCGcctgggtccggactcggaaTGCGGTCCTATTACAGGTCTGGgataggacggcgtctgggtccggactcggaccacGGTCCACCTTGTTAGTGACCTATGCTATAAAATGTCATCCCTAGAATGCCACCAATAGGGTGTTATTAAACTGGATGTGACTCCAGAGGAAGAAGCTGTGAAGCTTTGGCCTCTAGTGATATAaaattagctgtgtgtgtgtgtgtgtgtgtgtgttgcagggtgTCCTCCACCCCTGTGGAATGTAGCCACTGGgagctgtgtgtgcagctggCGGACGGATGCCATTCCATGGAGGTTACCAAATCAGGAAATGTTTATACTGTGAGTATTCCCCGTGCATTCAcgaacaaattaaaaatatcaatatctctgtgtatatatgtatcgATATTGGTAGTGAGTGTCCCTGAAACATTTGGCCCGGCTCTACTGGGGAAGAAAAGAATGATCGAAACATTGTCACGTTATCAACTGTGTCAGAACCTAACTCCCATTCAGCCAGTAGGGAATGACCTAATGTTAGACGCACAACAGGATGCACACCGtactctgtttgtctctgcaggcGGAGGTGGATGGAGGACATGTGGAAGTCAGTGGACAGTGGAACCTGGCCTCCCCACTGCTGCCACTCACTATCAACGGCAAGCACAGGATGCtacaggtaaaacacacacacacacaggttcaagttgtttattgatttaattatatcatatctttttctttttttgacctCACACTAAGCACACAGTAAGATCTGAGAAAAGAAACTGCATGTTGatattttgtctctgtgttgtagTGTCTGTCCAGAGATGCTTCAGGAGAAATTGTCCTGCAGTACCTGGGCACATCGGTAATGTCTGCACAGAATTTTAATTACAtaatcgcacacacacacacacac includes these proteins:
- the pcca gene encoding propionyl-CoA carboxylase alpha chain, mitochondrial → MAAHWLSPSLNRLLFAVKYASLQSRRCAAHSNAQYSTVYNPSEKTFDKILIANRGEIACRVINTCKKMGIQTVAVHSDVDSSAVHVKMADEAVCVGPAPTSKSYLNMDAIMDGIRATGAQAVHPGYGFLSENKEFAKRLAAEGVAFIGPDTHAIQAMGDKIESKLIAKAAKVNVIPGFDGVVKNAEDAVKIAQDIGYPVMIKASAGGGGKGMRIAWNDEETRDGFRFSSQEAASSFGDDRLLIEKYIDNPRHIEIQVLADNHGNALWLNERECSIQRRNQKVVEEAPSTFLDPVTRQAMGEQAVQLAKAVQYSSAGTVEFLVDSKKNFYFLEMNTRLQVEHPITECITGLDLVEQMIRVAKGYQLQHKQEDIPINGWAIESRVYAEDPYKSFGLPSIGRLSQYKEPLNLRNVRVDSGIQEGSDISIYYDPMISKLVTFGTTRAEALARMEDALDNYVIRGVTHNIPLLREIITHPRFISGDISTNFLPEVYPDGFKGHQLEEDQCRELLAAAAALHITAQLRSHSILGMVRVSSTPVECSHWELCVQLADGCHSMEVTKSGNVYTAEVDGGHVEVSGQWNLASPLLPLTINGKHRMLQCLSRDASGEIVLQYLGTSFKVRVLSKLAAELNAYMPEKVPEDTSSILRSPMPGTVVAVSVKPGDTVAEGQEICVIEAMKMQNSLTAVKQAKVKSVHCKPGETVGEGDLLVELH